A single genomic interval of Lathyrus oleraceus cultivar Zhongwan6 chromosome 7, CAAS_Psat_ZW6_1.0, whole genome shotgun sequence harbors:
- the LOC127102683 gene encoding uncharacterized protein LOC127102683: protein MYEYIDYKKWLLMQTYVLTVELILNDEELQILTLLEVEKILQTNLRTLKDFRPIPYPNGYVLEQLGNRLIYDERNYNVSALKTEFANMFASQNSVCNIEPKDDLAEMLRQTQLIIWDEGLMTHKHCFESLDRTLRDIMDNHPNSNSIFSGKVIVFGGDFRQILPVVPRGTSSNIVHGSLNVSYIWNDCEVLTLTRNMKLQSGSNPTECLEIEQFLKWLLNIGEGKVSEPNDGYVKFDITSEILISSFNDPIKAIMESTYLSFMDNYHSYDYLKSRDILAAKIEIVDQINEHVLALMSGEARDYYNSNLIDRS, encoded by the exons ATGTATGAGTATATAGATTATAAAAAATGGCTTCTAATGCAAACCTATGTTCTTACTGTAGAACTTATATTAAATGATGAAGAACTTCAAATTTTGACATTACTTGAAGTTGAAAAGATATTACAAACAAATCTACGTACTTTGAAGGATTTTCGTCCGATTCCATATCCTAATGGGTATGTTTTGGAACAACTTGGTAATCGGTTGATTTACGACGAACGAAATTACAATGTATCTGCACTTAAAACCGAATTTGCAAATATGTTTGCATCAC AGAATTCTGTTTGCAACATTGAACCAAAGGATGATCTTGCAGAAATGCTGAGACAAACACAATTGATAATTTGGGATGAGGGTCTCATGACTCACAAACATTGTTTTGAGTCCCTTGATAGGACACTAAGAGACATTATGGATAATCATCCTAATTCAAATTCCATCTTTAGTGGTAAAGTCATTGTTTTTGGAGGTGATTTTAGACAAATTCTTCCTGTTGTACCAAGAGGAACCAGTTCAAATATTGTACACGGTTCATTGAATGTTTCTTACATTTGGAATGATTGTGAGGTACTTACACTTACAAGAAATATGAAACTTCAAAGTGGTTCAAACCCAACTGAATGTCTTGAAATTGAACAATTTTTAAAATGGTTGCTCAATATTGGGGAGGGAAAAGTTTCAGAACCTAATGATGGATATGTTAAGTTTGATATTACTTCTGAAATCTTAATATCAAGTTTCAATGATCCAATTAAGGCAATTATGGAGAGTACTTATCTGAGTTTTATGGATAACTACCACTCGTATGATTATCTCAAAAGTCGAGATATTCTAGCAGCAAAAATTGAAATTGTTGATCAAATCAATGAACATGTGCTTGCTCTAATGTCAG GTGAGGCAAGAGACTACTACAACTCTAACTTAATAGATAGATCTTAA
- the LOC127102684 gene encoding secreted RxLR effector protein 161-like, whose product MKLDFDMTDFGKMRHFLGIKVIQCEAGIFICQRIYANSVRNPIVPGTILSKDEDDTEVDATMFKQVIGSLMYLTVTRPDLMFGVSLMSRFMANPKESHWTTTKRLLRYLKGTTEHGIFYKNEGRKTSLIAYSDSNYARDLDDRRSTSSLVFMIGSGDVSWASKKQHVV is encoded by the coding sequence ATGAAGTTAGATTTTGACATGACTGACTTCGGAAAGATGAGACATTTTCTTGGAATAAAAGTGATACAATGTGAAGCTGGGATATTTATTTGTCAAAGAATATATGCTAACTCAGTAAGGAATCCAATTGTTCCAGGAACAATTTTATCAAAAGATGAGGATGACACTGAAGTAGATGCTACGATGTTCAAACAAGTCATTGGAAGCCTCATGTATCTAACGGTAACTCGACCGGATTTGATGTTCGGAGTGAGTTTGATGAGCAGGTTCATGGCAAATCCAAAAGAATCACATTGGACTACTACAAAAAGACTCTTAAGATATTTAAAAGGAACCACGGAGCACGGAATATTCTATAAGAATGAAGGAAGAAAAACAAGTCTTATAGCTTATTCTGACAGCAATTACGCAAGAGATTTAGATGATCGAAGAAGCACTTCTAGTTTAGTGTTTATGATAGGGTCTGGAGATGTTTCATGGGCTTCGAAAAAACAACATGTTGTATAA
- the LOC127107788 gene encoding uncharacterized protein LOC127107788 — MGKQGRRVSFSSGSFLVIKVPDARFLRIVSRSLFLSFVLVAFPVFRFLLKRSVLSGHDATVVTASTSVSINVEVLNSILHDLGDEGLLKKEDKALIMSPPRGFEGGDSLLNWNSEVVDVVMHHESYDFVFTTSFEDAVSADTVLKVNGIVAFPLSVDDYSSNAGFRKQSNYRVVYLRRYDSIFVALRKIGVENNLVDSSPKRRLCQFAKVDKTTALEGLEDALHEPSRQASAKANKNLKIKYLPELLGDSLDGDKRRVFVGVGLHEENKAAIEWFERNYPKKGTKFQIHSLQVALEERNLPQTDVSAWLSRHVKEDEYVVMKAEADVVEEMMRKNTIYLVDELFLQCNNEWWQNGKGKKNGRAYWECLALYGRLRDEGVAVHQWWD, encoded by the coding sequence ATGGGTAAGCAAGGTAGAAGAGTTAGTTTTAGTTCTGGTTCTTTCTTGGTGATTAAGGTTCCTGATGCAAGGTTTTTACGTATTGTGTCACGGTCTTTGTTTTTGTCTTTTGTTCTTGTTGCATTTCCTGTCTTTAGGTTCTTACTGAAAAGGTCGGTTTTGTCTGGACACGATGCTACTGTTGTTACTGCTTCAACTTCTGTGTCCATCAATGTTGAGGTTTTGAATTCCATTCTTCATGATTTGGGTGATGAGGGTCTTCTTAAAAAGGAAGATAAGGCTCTTATTATGAGCCCTCCACGTGGATTTGAAGGTGGTGATTCTTTGTTGAATTGGAACAGTGAGGTTGTTGATGTGGTTATGCATCATGAGTCTTATGATTTTGTGTTCACCACAAGCTTTGAAGATGCTGTTTCTGCTGATACTGTTCTGAAAGTTAATGGCATTGTAGCTTTCCCTTTGAGCGTTGATGATTACTCATCAAATGCTGGTTTTAGAAAACAATCTAATTATAGAGTTGTGTATCTTAGGCGATATGATTCTATTTTTGTAGCGTTGAGGAAAATTGGTGTGGAAAATAACTTAGTGGATTCTTCACCGAAGAGGAGGCTTTGTCAGTTTGCAAAAGTGGACAAAACAACTGCTTTAGAGGGTCTCGAAGACGCGCTCCATGAGCCGTCAAGACAGGCTTCTGCCAAAGCAAACAAGAACTTGAAGATCAAATACCTGCCTGAGTTGTTGGGCGATTCTCTTGATGGTGATAAGCGAAGAGTGTTTGTTGGTGTGGGTTTGCATGAGGAAAACAAAGCAGCTATTGAATGGTTTGAGAGAAACTACCCAAAGAAGGGTACCAAATTTCAAATTCACAGTTTACAGGTTGCATTGGAAGAGCGAAATTTGCCCCAAACTGATGTTTCTGCTTGGTTATCTAGGCATGTGAAGGAGGATGAGTATGTTGTGATGAAGGCAGAAGCGGATGTTGTGGAGGAAATGATGAGGAAAAATACTATTTACTTGGTGGATGAATTGTTCCTCCAATGTAACAATGAGTGGTGGCAGAATGGGAAGGGTAAAAAGAATGGTAGAGCATATTGGGAGTGCTTGGCTTTGTATGGAAGGCTGAGGGATGAGGGAGTTGCAGTACACCAATGGTGGGACTGA
- the LOC127107786 gene encoding 5-oxoprolinase 1 isoform X1 — MGSVAEGKLRFCIDRGGTFTDVYAEIPGHRNGQVLKLLSVDPLNYDDAPVEGIRRILEEFSGEKIPRSSKIPTEKIEWIRMGTTVATNALLERKGERIAVCVTRGFRDLLQIGNQARPSIFDLTVSKHSNLYEEVVEVDERVELVQESEEENKGDALPVVKGVSGELIKIVKPLDEEVLRPVLKNLLERGISCLAVVLMHSYTFPQHEQQVERLALDLGFRHVSISSALSPMVRAVPRGLTASVDAYLTPVIKEYLSGFISKFDEGLGKLNVLFMQSDGGLAPESTFSGHKAILSGPAGGVVGYSQTLFGLETEKPLIGFDMGGTSTDVSRYAGSYEQVLETQIAGAIIQAPQLDINTVAAGGGSKLKFQFGAFQAGPESVGAHPGPVCYRKGGELAITDANLVLGYVIPDYFPSIFGPNEDQPLDVKSTREEFEKLARNINAYRKNQDPSTKDMTVEEIALGFVDVANETMCRPIRQLTEMKGHETKNHALACFGGAGPQHACAIARSLGMKEVLIHKFCGILSAYGMGLANVVEEAQEPYAAVYGTESIFEASQREAVLLKQIKQKLQSQGFKEESISTETYLNLRYEGTDTAIMVKRQIAEDGKPIDYATEFVRLFQQEYGFKLENRNIVICDVRVRGIGVTNILRPQAIEPASGSPIVEGYYKVYFGNGWQETPLYKLEKLGYGHMMSGPAIVMNGNSTVIVEPNCRAIITKYGNIKIEIDSPLSSIKISDKVADVVQLSIFNHRFMGIAEQMGRTLQRTSISTNIKERLDFSCALFDPNGGLVANAPHVPVHLGAMSSTVRWQLNYWSDNLNEGDVLVTNHPSAGGSHLPDITVVTPVFFNGKLVFFVANRGHHAEIGGITPGSMPPFSKSILEEGAAIKAFKLVEKGVFQEQGIIKLLQFPSSDNSGTKIRGTRRIQDNLSDLHAQVAANQRGIYLVLELIEQYGLETVQAYMNYVQMNAEGAVREMLKSVGRRISSESNENSVTIEEEDYMDDGSVIHLKLSIDSNKGEAVFDFGGTSAEVYGNWNAPEAVTAAAVIYCIRCLVDVDIPLNQGCLAPVKILIPEGSFLSPSDSAAVVGGNVLTSQRITDVVFTAFQACACSQGCMNNLTFGDDTFGYYETIGGGSGAGPSWEGTSGVQCHMTNTRMTDPEIFEQRYPVILHKFGLRANSGGDGFHRGGDGLIREIEFRRPVTVSILSERRVHAPRGLKGGKDGARGANYILKKDNRKVYLGGKNSVEVLPGEILQILTPGGGGWGSPV, encoded by the coding sequence ATGGGGAGTGTTGCTGAAGGGAAGTTAAGGTTTTGTATTGACAGAGGCGGTACGTTTACTGATGTTTATGCAGAAATCCCGGGTCATCGTAATGGGCAAGTTTTGAAGCTTTTGTCGGTTGATCCTTTGAACTATGATGATGCACCGGTTGAAGGGATACGGAGGATTCTTGAGGAGTTCAGTGGTGAGAAAATTCCGCGGAGCTCAAAGATACCTACTGAGAAGATTGAGTGGATAAGGATGGGTACAACTGTGGCGACAAATGCGCTTTTAGAGCGTAAGGGAGAAAGGATTGCTGTGTGTGTGACTCGAGGCTTTCGTGATTTGCTCCAGATCGGTAACCAGGCTCGTCCCAGCATATTTGACCTTACTGTGTCAAAGCATTCGAATCTTTATGAAGAGGTTGTGGAGGTGGATGAGAGAGTTGAACTTGTTCAGGAAAGTGAAGAAGAAAACAAGGGTGATGCTTTACCTGTTGTTAAAGGTGTTTCTGGAGAGCTTATCAAGATTGTAAAGCCTCTTGATGAAGAAGTGTTGAGGCCTGTACTGAAAAATTTACTGGAGAGAGGAATTAGTTGTCTGGCTGTTGTTTTGATGCACTCGTACACTTTCCCGCAGCATGAACAACAGGTTGAGAGGTTAGCATTGGATCTGGGATTCAGACATGTTTCTATATCGTCTGCTTTGTCTCCCATGGTTCGTGCTGTTCCTCGTGGTCTAACAGCTAGTGTAGATGCTTATCTGACCCCAGTTATAAAAGAATACCTGTCAGGATTCATCTCCAAATTTGATGAGGGACTTGGCAAGTTGAATGTTTTGTTTATGCAATCAGATGGAGGACTTGCACCAGAGAGTACCTTCTCGGGGCACAAAGCAATTCTGTCTGGCCCTGCTGGGGGAGTTGTTGGTTACTCACAAACTCTATTTGGTCTTGAAACAGAAAAGCCATTGATTGGCTTTGATATGGGAGGTACATCCACAGATGTGAGTCGATATGCTGGAAGTTATGAGCAAGTGCTGGAAACACAAATTGCTGGTGCCATAATTCAAGCACCCCAGCTTGACATAAACACTGTGGCTGCTGGAGGTGGTTCAAAGTTGAAGTTCCAATTTGGCGCTTTTCAAGCTGGGCCAGAATCAGTTGGAGCACACCCAGGTCCTGTATGTTATCGGAAAGGTGGAGAGTTGGCAATTACAGATGCCAACCTAGTTCTAGGTTATGTCATTCCTGATTATTTCCCATCCATATTTGGGCCAAATGAGGACCAGCCTCTTGATGTCAAGTCAACAAGAGAAGAATTTGAGAAGCTTGCCAGGAATATAAATGCTTATCGAAAGAATCAGGATCCATCTACAAAAGACATGACGGTGGAAGAGATTGCACTTGGCTTTGTGGATGTTGCTAATGAGACAATGTGCCGTCCAATAAGGCAGTTGACTGAAATGAAGGGTCACGAGACAAAGAATCACGCACTTGCTTGCTTTGGAGGTGCTGGACCTCAGCATGCTTGTGCTATAGCTAGGTCTCTAGGCATGAAAGAAGTGCTTATTCATAAATTTTGTGGGATCTTAAGCGCGTATGGAATGGGATTGGCAAATGTTGTAGAAGAGGCGCAGGAGCCTTATGCTGCAGTTTATGGAACTGAATCTATTTTTGAGGCTTCACAACGAGAAGCTGTGTTACTGAAACAAATTAAGCAGAAGTTGCAAAGTCAAGGATTTAAAGAGGAGAGTATTTCGACGGAGACATATTTAAACTTGAGATATGAAGGCACAGACACTGCCATCATGGTCAAGAGGCAGATAGCTGAAGATGGAAAACCGATTGACTATGCTACTGAGTTTGTGAGACTGTTTCAGCAGGAATACGGCTTTAAACTCGAGAACAGAAATATTGTGATCTGTGATGTTAGAGTTCGTGGTATAGGAGTTACCAATATATTGAGGCCACAGGCGATAGAACCTGCCTCTGGCAGTCCTATAGTTGAAGGTTACTATAAGGTTTACTTTGGAAATGGTTGGCAGGAAACACCTCTCTATAAGCTTGAAAAGTTGGGGTATGGCCATATGATGTCTGGCCCCGCAATCGTTATGAATGGTAATAGTACTGTGATTGTAGAACCAAATTGTAGAGCTATTATAACCAAATATGGAAACATCAAAATTGAAATTGATTCGCCTTTGAGCAGCATTAAAATATCAGATAAAGTTGCAGATGTTGTACAGCTCTCTATTTTTAATCACAGATTTATGGGTATAGCCGAGCAGATGGGAAGGACTTTGCAAAGAACCTCAATTTCAACAAATATCAAAGAACGGCTTGATTTTTCATGTGCTCTATTTGATCCGAACGGGGGCCTAGTTGCAAATGCACCTCATGTTCCTGTCCATCTAGGAGCGATGTCTAGTACAGTTCGGTGGCAACTCAATTACTGGAGCGACAATTTGAATGAAGGGGATGTTTTGGTTACTAATCATCCTTCAGCTGGAGGTAGTCATCTTCCTGATATAACTGTTGTCACACCTGTTTTTTTCAATGGGAAGTTGGTATTTTTTGTTGCAAATAGAGGGCATCATGCAGAGATTGGGGGTATTACTCCTGGAAGCATGCCTCCATTTTCAAAGTCCATATTGGAGGAAGGAGCTGCCATTAAGGCATTTAAGCTTGTTGAAAAAGGCGTCTTTCAGGAACAGGGAATTATTAAACTCTTACAGTTCCCAAGTTCCGATAACAGTGGAACTAAGATCCGAGGAACTCGCAGGATTCAAGATAACCTATCTGATTTGCATGCACAAGTAGCAGCAAATCAAAGAGGAATTTATCTAGTCCTTGAGCTTATTGAACAGTATGGACTGGAAACCGTTCAAGCTTACATGAATTATGTACAGATGAATGCAGAAGGAGCTGTAAGAGAGATGCTGAAGTCAGTTGGTCGTAGAATTTCATCAGAGTCAAATGAAAACTCTGTGACAATCGAAGAAGAGGATTACATGGATGATGGATCTGTTATTCATTTAAAACTGAGTATTGACTCTAACAAAGGAGAAGCAGTTTTTGATTTTGGTGGGACAAGTGCTGAAGTTTATGGTAATTGGAATGCTCCAGAAGCTGTCACAGCTGCAGCTGTCATATATTGCATTCGCTGTTTAGTGGACGTTGATATCCCTCTCAATCAAGGCTGTCTAGCTCCAGTGAAGATTCTTATTCCAGAAGGCTCATTTCTCTCTCCTAGTGATAGCGCAGCTGTAGTAGGAGGTAATGTCCTTACATCTCAGAGAATCACTGATGTTGTATTTACTGCATTTCAGGCCTGTGCTTGTTCACAGGGTTGTATGAATAATCTCACATTTGGAGATGATACTTTCGGGTACTATGAAACCATTGGAGGTGGGAGTGGGGCTGGACCTTCATGGGAAGGAACCAGTGGGGTACAGTGCCATATGACAAATACAAGAATGACTGATCCAGAGATATTTGAGCAAAGATATCCAGTGATTCTGCACAAGTTTGGACTTAGAGCAAACAGTGGGGGGGATGGATTTCACAGAGGCGGTGATGGGCTTATCCGGGAAATAGAGTTTAGGCGGCCAGTTACTGTTAGTATTCTTTCAGAGAGACGTGTCCATGCACCAAGAGGGCTGAAGGGAGGAAAAGACGGTGCACGTGGTGCTAACTATATTCTGAAAAAAGATAACCGAAAGGTATATCTTGGTGGTAAAAATTCTGTTGAGGTGCTTCCTGGAGAAATTCTTCAGATTTTGACTCCTGGGGGTGGTGGATGGGGTTCTCCTGTGTAA
- the LOC127107786 gene encoding 5-oxoprolinase 1 isoform X2: MGTTVATNALLERKGERIAVCVTRGFRDLLQIGNQARPSIFDLTVSKHSNLYEEVVEVDERVELVQESEEENKGDALPVVKGVSGELIKIVKPLDEEVLRPVLKNLLERGISCLAVVLMHSYTFPQHEQQVERLALDLGFRHVSISSALSPMVRAVPRGLTASVDAYLTPVIKEYLSGFISKFDEGLGKLNVLFMQSDGGLAPESTFSGHKAILSGPAGGVVGYSQTLFGLETEKPLIGFDMGGTSTDVSRYAGSYEQVLETQIAGAIIQAPQLDINTVAAGGGSKLKFQFGAFQAGPESVGAHPGPVCYRKGGELAITDANLVLGYVIPDYFPSIFGPNEDQPLDVKSTREEFEKLARNINAYRKNQDPSTKDMTVEEIALGFVDVANETMCRPIRQLTEMKGHETKNHALACFGGAGPQHACAIARSLGMKEVLIHKFCGILSAYGMGLANVVEEAQEPYAAVYGTESIFEASQREAVLLKQIKQKLQSQGFKEESISTETYLNLRYEGTDTAIMVKRQIAEDGKPIDYATEFVRLFQQEYGFKLENRNIVICDVRVRGIGVTNILRPQAIEPASGSPIVEGYYKVYFGNGWQETPLYKLEKLGYGHMMSGPAIVMNGNSTVIVEPNCRAIITKYGNIKIEIDSPLSSIKISDKVADVVQLSIFNHRFMGIAEQMGRTLQRTSISTNIKERLDFSCALFDPNGGLVANAPHVPVHLGAMSSTVRWQLNYWSDNLNEGDVLVTNHPSAGGSHLPDITVVTPVFFNGKLVFFVANRGHHAEIGGITPGSMPPFSKSILEEGAAIKAFKLVEKGVFQEQGIIKLLQFPSSDNSGTKIRGTRRIQDNLSDLHAQVAANQRGIYLVLELIEQYGLETVQAYMNYVQMNAEGAVREMLKSVGRRISSESNENSVTIEEEDYMDDGSVIHLKLSIDSNKGEAVFDFGGTSAEVYGNWNAPEAVTAAAVIYCIRCLVDVDIPLNQGCLAPVKILIPEGSFLSPSDSAAVVGGNVLTSQRITDVVFTAFQACACSQGCMNNLTFGDDTFGYYETIGGGSGAGPSWEGTSGVQCHMTNTRMTDPEIFEQRYPVILHKFGLRANSGGDGFHRGGDGLIREIEFRRPVTVSILSERRVHAPRGLKGGKDGARGANYILKKDNRKVYLGGKNSVEVLPGEILQILTPGGGGWGSPV; encoded by the coding sequence ATGGGTACAACTGTGGCGACAAATGCGCTTTTAGAGCGTAAGGGAGAAAGGATTGCTGTGTGTGTGACTCGAGGCTTTCGTGATTTGCTCCAGATCGGTAACCAGGCTCGTCCCAGCATATTTGACCTTACTGTGTCAAAGCATTCGAATCTTTATGAAGAGGTTGTGGAGGTGGATGAGAGAGTTGAACTTGTTCAGGAAAGTGAAGAAGAAAACAAGGGTGATGCTTTACCTGTTGTTAAAGGTGTTTCTGGAGAGCTTATCAAGATTGTAAAGCCTCTTGATGAAGAAGTGTTGAGGCCTGTACTGAAAAATTTACTGGAGAGAGGAATTAGTTGTCTGGCTGTTGTTTTGATGCACTCGTACACTTTCCCGCAGCATGAACAACAGGTTGAGAGGTTAGCATTGGATCTGGGATTCAGACATGTTTCTATATCGTCTGCTTTGTCTCCCATGGTTCGTGCTGTTCCTCGTGGTCTAACAGCTAGTGTAGATGCTTATCTGACCCCAGTTATAAAAGAATACCTGTCAGGATTCATCTCCAAATTTGATGAGGGACTTGGCAAGTTGAATGTTTTGTTTATGCAATCAGATGGAGGACTTGCACCAGAGAGTACCTTCTCGGGGCACAAAGCAATTCTGTCTGGCCCTGCTGGGGGAGTTGTTGGTTACTCACAAACTCTATTTGGTCTTGAAACAGAAAAGCCATTGATTGGCTTTGATATGGGAGGTACATCCACAGATGTGAGTCGATATGCTGGAAGTTATGAGCAAGTGCTGGAAACACAAATTGCTGGTGCCATAATTCAAGCACCCCAGCTTGACATAAACACTGTGGCTGCTGGAGGTGGTTCAAAGTTGAAGTTCCAATTTGGCGCTTTTCAAGCTGGGCCAGAATCAGTTGGAGCACACCCAGGTCCTGTATGTTATCGGAAAGGTGGAGAGTTGGCAATTACAGATGCCAACCTAGTTCTAGGTTATGTCATTCCTGATTATTTCCCATCCATATTTGGGCCAAATGAGGACCAGCCTCTTGATGTCAAGTCAACAAGAGAAGAATTTGAGAAGCTTGCCAGGAATATAAATGCTTATCGAAAGAATCAGGATCCATCTACAAAAGACATGACGGTGGAAGAGATTGCACTTGGCTTTGTGGATGTTGCTAATGAGACAATGTGCCGTCCAATAAGGCAGTTGACTGAAATGAAGGGTCACGAGACAAAGAATCACGCACTTGCTTGCTTTGGAGGTGCTGGACCTCAGCATGCTTGTGCTATAGCTAGGTCTCTAGGCATGAAAGAAGTGCTTATTCATAAATTTTGTGGGATCTTAAGCGCGTATGGAATGGGATTGGCAAATGTTGTAGAAGAGGCGCAGGAGCCTTATGCTGCAGTTTATGGAACTGAATCTATTTTTGAGGCTTCACAACGAGAAGCTGTGTTACTGAAACAAATTAAGCAGAAGTTGCAAAGTCAAGGATTTAAAGAGGAGAGTATTTCGACGGAGACATATTTAAACTTGAGATATGAAGGCACAGACACTGCCATCATGGTCAAGAGGCAGATAGCTGAAGATGGAAAACCGATTGACTATGCTACTGAGTTTGTGAGACTGTTTCAGCAGGAATACGGCTTTAAACTCGAGAACAGAAATATTGTGATCTGTGATGTTAGAGTTCGTGGTATAGGAGTTACCAATATATTGAGGCCACAGGCGATAGAACCTGCCTCTGGCAGTCCTATAGTTGAAGGTTACTATAAGGTTTACTTTGGAAATGGTTGGCAGGAAACACCTCTCTATAAGCTTGAAAAGTTGGGGTATGGCCATATGATGTCTGGCCCCGCAATCGTTATGAATGGTAATAGTACTGTGATTGTAGAACCAAATTGTAGAGCTATTATAACCAAATATGGAAACATCAAAATTGAAATTGATTCGCCTTTGAGCAGCATTAAAATATCAGATAAAGTTGCAGATGTTGTACAGCTCTCTATTTTTAATCACAGATTTATGGGTATAGCCGAGCAGATGGGAAGGACTTTGCAAAGAACCTCAATTTCAACAAATATCAAAGAACGGCTTGATTTTTCATGTGCTCTATTTGATCCGAACGGGGGCCTAGTTGCAAATGCACCTCATGTTCCTGTCCATCTAGGAGCGATGTCTAGTACAGTTCGGTGGCAACTCAATTACTGGAGCGACAATTTGAATGAAGGGGATGTTTTGGTTACTAATCATCCTTCAGCTGGAGGTAGTCATCTTCCTGATATAACTGTTGTCACACCTGTTTTTTTCAATGGGAAGTTGGTATTTTTTGTTGCAAATAGAGGGCATCATGCAGAGATTGGGGGTATTACTCCTGGAAGCATGCCTCCATTTTCAAAGTCCATATTGGAGGAAGGAGCTGCCATTAAGGCATTTAAGCTTGTTGAAAAAGGCGTCTTTCAGGAACAGGGAATTATTAAACTCTTACAGTTCCCAAGTTCCGATAACAGTGGAACTAAGATCCGAGGAACTCGCAGGATTCAAGATAACCTATCTGATTTGCATGCACAAGTAGCAGCAAATCAAAGAGGAATTTATCTAGTCCTTGAGCTTATTGAACAGTATGGACTGGAAACCGTTCAAGCTTACATGAATTATGTACAGATGAATGCAGAAGGAGCTGTAAGAGAGATGCTGAAGTCAGTTGGTCGTAGAATTTCATCAGAGTCAAATGAAAACTCTGTGACAATCGAAGAAGAGGATTACATGGATGATGGATCTGTTATTCATTTAAAACTGAGTATTGACTCTAACAAAGGAGAAGCAGTTTTTGATTTTGGTGGGACAAGTGCTGAAGTTTATGGTAATTGGAATGCTCCAGAAGCTGTCACAGCTGCAGCTGTCATATATTGCATTCGCTGTTTAGTGGACGTTGATATCCCTCTCAATCAAGGCTGTCTAGCTCCAGTGAAGATTCTTATTCCAGAAGGCTCATTTCTCTCTCCTAGTGATAGCGCAGCTGTAGTAGGAGGTAATGTCCTTACATCTCAGAGAATCACTGATGTTGTATTTACTGCATTTCAGGCCTGTGCTTGTTCACAGGGTTGTATGAATAATCTCACATTTGGAGATGATACTTTCGGGTACTATGAAACCATTGGAGGTGGGAGTGGGGCTGGACCTTCATGGGAAGGAACCAGTGGGGTACAGTGCCATATGACAAATACAAGAATGACTGATCCAGAGATATTTGAGCAAAGATATCCAGTGATTCTGCACAAGTTTGGACTTAGAGCAAACAGTGGGGGGGATGGATTTCACAGAGGCGGTGATGGGCTTATCCGGGAAATAGAGTTTAGGCGGCCAGTTACTGTTAGTATTCTTTCAGAGAGACGTGTCCATGCACCAAGAGGGCTGAAGGGAGGAAAAGACGGTGCACGTGGTGCTAACTATATTCTGAAAAAAGATAACCGAAAGGTATATCTTGGTGGTAAAAATTCTGTTGAGGTGCTTCCTGGAGAAATTCTTCAGATTTTGACTCCTGGGGGTGGTGGATGGGGTTCTCCTGTGTAA